A DNA window from Pleuronectes platessa chromosome 19, fPlePla1.1, whole genome shotgun sequence contains the following coding sequences:
- the add1 gene encoding alpha-adducin isoform X8: MNGDSGAGVVTAPPPTTAPHKERYFDRVDESSPEYQRERNMAPDLRQDFNMMEQRKRVSMILQSPAFCEELETMIQDQLKKGKTPTSLLALQQIADFMTTSMPSMYPAAPQGGMAALNMSLGMVTPVNDLRGSDSISYDKGEKLLRCKLAAFYRLADLFSWSELIYNHLTVRVNSDEERFLIVPFGLLFSEVTASSLVKINIQGEVVDRGSTNLGVNQAGFTLHSSIYTSRPDVKCIVHIHTAAGAAVSAMKCGLLPLSPEALSLGEVAYHDYHGILVDKEESELIQRNLGPTSKVLVLRNHGLVTVGETVEEAFFYMHNLVAACEIQVRTLASAGGPDNLVMLDPGKYKSRSKVPEPVGDGSPSNPKWQVGEQEFEAFMRMLDNLGYRTGYPYRCPALRDRGKKYSDVENTPSVHGGYSYGEDSDSGARSPLKQSFQRGQRDKTRWLNAGGRPDEPCEDGPDASSPKSKPKWSKEDGLRQGAAANQFIPLNTNPKDVLEMRNKIREQNLQDIKTAGPQSQVLCASSVGDRTFTQDAPLSDCTDTIDGLDVSEGSYSPAKSIRKGELVTASKAIIEKEYQPRVIVSKQGPNPFTKLTDREMDEYRREVEQNQKGPEEADPDPEPLAEPVEEPKGQKTTSTPPSTPVRADEGDGNTKEYLLP; encoded by the exons ATGAACGGCGATTCAGGTGCCGGAGTGGTGACggccccccctcccaccactGCCCCCCACAAGGAGCGGTACTTTGACCGGGTGGACGAGAGCAGCCCGGAGTACCAGAGGGAGAGGAACATGGCGCCTGACCTCCGGCAGGACTTTAACAtgatggagcagaggaagagggtcTCCATGATACTCCAGAGCCCG GCATTCTGCGAGGAGCTGGAGACAATGATCCAGGACCAGCTGAAAAAGGGGAAGACGCCCACTAGCCTTTTGGCACTGCAGCAGATCGCAGACTTCATGACCACCAGCATGCCTTCCATGTATCCCGCTGCACCTCAAGGAGGCATGGCAGCGCTCAACATGA gtttGGGTATGGTGACTCCCGTGAACGATCTGCGAGGCTCAGACTCTATCTCCTATGACAAAGGAGAGAAGCTACTTCGCTGCAAGCTGGCCGCCTTTTATCGGCTTGCTGACTTGTTTAGCTGGTCCGAGCTCATCTACAACCACCTCACA GTCAGGGTGAATTCAGATGAGGAGCGTTTCCTTATTGTCCCTTTTGGGCTCCTGTTCAGTGAAGTCACGGCCTCCAGTCTG GTGAAGATAAACATTCAAGGGGAGGTAGTCGATCGGGGAAGCACCAACCTTGGAGTCAACCAGGCCGGCTTCACTCTCCACTCTTCCATCTATACCTCCCGACCCGATGTGAAATGTATcgtacatatacacacagctGCAGGTGCTGCG GTGTCAGCCATGAAATGCGGCCTGTTGCCCCTCTCACCTGAGGCGCTGTCTTTGGGCGAGGTGGCCTACCATGACTACCACGGTATACTGGTGGATAAGGAGGAGAGTGAGCTTATACAGAGAAACCTAGGCCCTACGAGCAAG GTGCTCGTCCTGAGGAACCACGGATTGGTGACCGTGGGTGAAACAGTAGAGGAAGCTTTCTTTTACATGCACAACTTGGTCGCTGCCTGTGAAATCCAG GTGCGAACACTGGCCAGCGCTGGAGGGCCAGACAATCTGGTGATGCTGGACCCGGGGAAATATAAGTCACGTTCAAAGGTCCCTGAGCCGGTCGGCGACGGGTCCCCTTCAAACCCCAAGTGGCAAGTCGGGGAGCAGGAGTTTGAGGCGTTTATGAGAATGCTCGACAATTTG GGCTACAGGACGGGCTATCCTTACCGCTGCCCGGCATTGCGGGACAGAGGTAAAAAATACAGTGATGTGGAGAACACTCCCTCTGTCCATGGTGGTTACTCATACGGGGAGGACAGCGACTCAGGCGCTCGCTCCCCGCTGAAACAGAGCTTCCAGCGCGGCCAGCGTGACAAGACCCGCTGGCTCAATGCCGGTGGCCGGCCCGATGAGCCCTGCGAGGATGGGCCTGATGCCAGCAGCCCCAAGTCGAAGCCTAAG TGGTCAAAGGAAGACGGCCTCCGCCAGGGTGCCGCAGCCAATCAGTTCATCCCGTTGAACACCAACCCAAAGGACGTCCTGGAAATGCGGAATAAG ATCCGGGAGCAGAACCTGCAGGACATTAAGACCGCAGGACCCCAGTCTCAGGTTCTCTGTGCCAGCAGCGTCGGGGATCGCACCTTCACCCAG GACGCCCCTCTGTCTGACTGTACTGATACTATTGATGGCCTTGATGTGTCCGAGGGGTCCTATAGTCCTGCTAAATCAATTAGAAAG GGGGAGCTTGTGACGGCGTCCAAGGCCATCATCGAAAAGGAGTACCAGCCCAGGGTCATCGTCAGCAAGCAGGGTCCCAACCCCTTCACCAAACTCACCGACCGGGAGATGGACGAGTACCGCAGGGAAGTGGAACAGAATCAGAAAGGGCCTGAAG